The stretch of DNA AGAAATAAAAAAATAGACATTGTTGGGGCAGTTATTGACAAATGGAGGGAAGAGAACACCCAAAAAATAGGAAAAGAGTTAGAGAAAAGAAACATACCCCTGCTTGGATTTGTTCCATATATAGATGAATTGGATATGATGAAAGTGCGATATGTGGCAGACAAATTATTTGCCCGAGTGGTGGCTGGGGAAGGCGGTCTTGACAACCAGATAAAAAATATACTTATAGCGGCCCTTTCTGTGCCAGAGATACTAAGGCATCCTGACTTTAAAAAAGAGCATAAGCTAATAATAACAGGGGGCGATAGAACGGATGTGATAGCAGCCTCTCTTAACGACGAAAATACATCCTGCGTGATTCTTACAAATAATATTGTCCCTCCTTCAAACATACTTGCAAAGGCAGATAAAAGCAACATACCGCTGCTATCAATAAGACCAAATACCTATATTGCAGCGAAGAAAGTGGAGGATATAGAATCGATCATTTTGCCCGACGAAAAAGAAAAAATCAATAAAATTCAAAAAGCTACAGAAAAACTGGATATTTCAGTACTGATGGGATAAGAATAGAATAGCAGAGAAGGCTATTCCTGCAAAAACTTATCGACCATTTCGGCAAATTCTTTGAATGGCACTATCCTATCAACAACCTTTTTAGCCCCAACTTCTTTTAACCTTTCTGCCCATGGCATATCTGACCAAGCGGTATAACCCCAGACAACTGCTTTTGGATCCATTTTCAATATTTCCTCTGTGATTACTGCACCGTCACATTCCCCACCTTTTTCT from Candidatus Thermoplasmatota archaeon encodes:
- a CDS encoding AAA family ATPase; its protein translation is MKKIVIASVMPKAGKTTVALGIAKKMSGNIGYMKPLGDNQIYKKKRLVDYDAALFKEVFSIEEPIDDFTLGFHHSKILHAFPDVGKELEERYNKLSSDKDFFIIEGSEDLVHGNSLGLDSFSVASKLDAGVLLVLSGDMYDMADSLSFADWIARNKKIDIVGAVIDKWREENTQKIGKELEKRNIPLLGFVPYIDELDMMKVRYVADKLFARVVAGEGGLDNQIKNILIAALSVPEILRHPDFKKEHKLIITGGDRTDVIAASLNDENTSCVILTNNIVPPSNILAKADKSNIPLLSIRPNTYIAAKKVEDIESIILPDEKEKINKIQKATEKLDISVLMG